A region of the Gammaproteobacteria bacterium genome:
TCGCGGGTGAACGCGTTTCGCGAATGGCCGGGCCTGAGGCCTTCGCCATTGGGCAAGCGGGCACTGGGCAATCCGGGTCTGCCGCGCCGGATCGAGGCCGGATGTGCGCGGTCGCTCAGGACGGCGGACCGGGTTCCGGCGTTCATCGGCAACCACGGCCGGGAGACAGGTGGTGCCCGGGATCCTCCCCCCTCGCCCTTCGTAGCGGACGCCATCAACGCGAACGGGGAGGCACGACCAGGAGGAGAAGCATGACCGAGAACCCCGAACAGCAAATGGGACCGCCGACCCGCTTCCTGCGGATGTCGGAAGTGCAGGCTCGGACCAGCCTCTCGCGAAGCACGATCCGAAGGTGGGTCAAACAGGGGATCTTCCCTCAGCCGATCGCGCTGGGCGAGCGCGTGCAGGGCTGGATCGAGGCAGAGATCGACCAGTGGATCCGCGAACGGATCGCGGCAAGCCGGGGCGTCGGAGAGACCGTCGCCCATTGAACCCTTCAGGGAAAGGAAGGAAACGATGAGAACGTTGCTGACGACGATGCGGGGAGCCGCGTGGGCCGTGCTGCTCATGCTGACGCCCGGTGCGCTGACGGCGCAGGGCACGAGTCCGTGGGTGGACGCGGTGAACGAGCTTCAGACGCAGTTCACGGGACCGATCGCGCGGGGGCTGTCGCTGATCGCGATCGTGGTGGGCGGGCTGATGTTCGCGTTCGGCGAGGGCGGGAGCAAGCGCACGCTGGCGGGGATCATCTTCGGGATCGGCATGGCCGTGGGCGCGGTGAACTTCCTCGGCTGGCTGTTCTGATGCGGGGTCTGACGCGCTGGGCGGGCTACGCGGCACTGAACCGCCCGCTGACGGTGCTGGGCGTGGAGCGGCGTCTGTTCCTGCTGGGCGCGACGCTTGCGGTCGCGGTGTGGAACGCGACGGCCTCGCTCGTGGCGGGCGGCTTGGTGTTCGCGGGCTGCTACGGCGCGGGCTGGCTCGCGGGCCGGAGGGACCCGGCGATGCTCGCGGTCCTCCGCGCGGCGGCCCGCTATCCGGCCCGGTTCGATCCGGGCAAGTGGGCGGACGAGCCCTGGCATCTCCGCATCCGGACGGACTCGAAGTGAGGGTCGCGGAGGAACGCCGGGCCTACGAGGCGGCGGGGTCGCTGGCCGAAGAGCTGCCCTATTGGGGCTGGCTCGACGATGGCCGCACCTGTCTGACCCGTGCGGGCGAGTTGGTCGCGGCGGGCCGGATCCGGCCCGCCGCAGTGGACGGGCGCACGCCTGAGCAGATCGACCGGGTGCTCGGGCTCTGGCAGCGGTTGCTGTCGGGGCTCGGTTCCGACACGCGCCTCCAGTTCCACATGCTCCGGCGTCCCAG
Encoded here:
- a CDS encoding AlpA family transcriptional regulator; its protein translation is MTENPEQQMGPPTRFLRMSEVQARTSLSRSTIRRWVKQGIFPQPIALGERVQGWIEAEIDQWIRERIAASRGVGETVAH
- a CDS encoding TrbC/VirB2 family protein translates to MRTLLTTMRGAAWAVLLMLTPGALTAQGTSPWVDAVNELQTQFTGPIARGLSLIAIVVGGLMFAFGEGGSKRTLAGIIFGIGMAVGAVNFLGWLF
- a CDS encoding VirB3 family type IV secretion system protein; translation: MRGLTRWAGYAALNRPLTVLGVERRLFLLGATLAVAVWNATASLVAGGLVFAGCYGAGWLAGRRDPAMLAVLRAAARYPARFDPGKWADEPWHLRIRTDSK